A part of Candidatus Manganitrophaceae bacterium genomic DNA contains:
- the atpG gene encoding ATP synthase F1 subunit gamma, with the protein MPVLTLREIRKRIRGAQKTQQITKTMQMVAASRLKKSEEKLRQSRPYFEKMEMILRHLQQSESEFNHPFFQPREVKSIGLVVVTSDRGLAGAYNSNVIARAEEFLLEPRSQTVKLALIGKKGYDHFRKRDWPILLKQVDIAGKPDFQKISDIMHQIVQFYRSGEVDAVYLIYTKYFSAMSIKPTVVKFLNLQLEGDAKPVQTILEPSLDEILEQFLPQYIASKMFISLVEAFTAENSARMVAMKTATDNAKEMIERLTLQRNKARQAAITKEILEIVTAGEALKA; encoded by the coding sequence ATGCCGGTTTTGACCCTCCGGGAGATCCGCAAGCGGATCCGCGGCGCCCAGAAGACTCAACAGATCACCAAGACGATGCAGATGGTCGCCGCCTCGCGTCTGAAAAAGTCGGAAGAAAAGCTCCGGCAGTCGAGGCCTTATTTCGAGAAGATGGAGATGATCCTCCGGCATCTGCAACAGTCGGAGAGCGAGTTCAACCATCCCTTCTTCCAGCCGCGCGAGGTGAAATCGATCGGCCTGGTCGTTGTCACTTCCGACCGGGGGCTCGCCGGCGCCTACAATTCGAATGTCATCGCGCGCGCCGAGGAGTTCTTGCTCGAGCCCCGCTCTCAGACGGTGAAGCTGGCGCTCATTGGAAAGAAGGGATACGATCATTTCCGAAAGCGGGATTGGCCGATTCTTTTGAAGCAGGTCGATATCGCCGGCAAACCCGATTTTCAGAAGATCTCCGACATCATGCATCAAATCGTTCAATTCTATCGATCAGGCGAGGTTGATGCGGTTTATTTGATTTATACGAAATACTTTTCGGCGATGTCGATCAAGCCGACCGTGGTCAAATTTCTCAACCTCCAGCTGGAGGGAGATGCGAAACCGGTCCAAACCATCCTCGAGCCAAGCCTCGACGAGATTCTCGAGCAATTTCTGCCGCAATACATCGCCTCCAAGATGTTTATCTCGCTGGTGGAGGCGTTTACGGCGGAGAATTCGGCCCGGATGGTGGCGATGAAGACGGCGACCGACAATGCCAAGGAGATGATCGAGCGGCTGACGCTTCAGCGGAATAAAGCGCGGCAGGCGGCGATCACCAAAGAGATTTTGGAAATCGTTACAGCGGGCGAAGCGCTGAAAGCTTAA
- the atpC gene encoding ATP synthase F1 subunit epsilon has protein sequence MADKSFHLTVITPERVFFEGAVRSLVAPGGAGSLGILVDHAPLITTLQSGRLAITSPDGKMQSFLIGPGFLDVLKNEVTLLTESVQADIPTKLS, from the coding sequence ATGGCCGATAAAAGCTTTCATCTTACCGTCATTACCCCGGAACGGGTCTTCTTCGAGGGGGCGGTCCGCTCTCTGGTCGCTCCGGGAGGGGCCGGCAGCCTCGGCATTTTGGTCGACCATGCCCCCCTTATCACCACCCTTCAGTCGGGCCGGCTTGCAATTACCTCGCCCGACGGGAAGATGCAATCATTTCTGATCGGACCGGGATTCCTGGACGTTCTCAAAAATGAGGTTACCCTCCTGACCGAGTCGGTACAGGCTGACATTCCGACAAAATTGTCTTAA
- a CDS encoding F0F1 ATP synthase subunit alpha — protein sequence MALKPEEVTSIIKTELEQYQTELHLESVGTVLQVGDGIARVYGLDDVMAGELVSFPGNVMGMILNLEEDNVGAILFGATNHIKEGDIVKRTGKIAQIPVGDAMAGRVVDALGRPIDGKGPIVTDRTRPLEGRAPNVVERQPVKEPVQTGLKAIDGMIPIGRGQRELIIGDRQTGKTAIALDAIINQKGSGVHCIYVAVGQKSSNVAAVVKTLEKYGAMEYTTVVSATANEAASMQYIAPYAGCTIGEEFMYTNRAALVIYDDLSKHAAAYRQLSLLLRRPPGREAYPGDVFYLHSRLLERAAKLNDSLGAGSLTALPIIETQAGDVSAYIPTNVISITDGQIYLETDLFYAGIRPAVNVGLSVSRVGGNAQTKAMKKVAGRLRLDLAQYRELAAFAQFGSDLDKATLAQLRRGERMVELLKQEQYQPYSISHQVMALYAGTTGHLDDIEVPSIRKFEKAYLKMMDERYPEVGLEIEKTKALTDDLTRKMDEAITAFKKDWRSEEAR from the coding sequence ATGGCACTCAAGCCAGAAGAGGTGACCTCCATCATTAAGACGGAGCTCGAGCAGTACCAGACGGAGCTCCACCTCGAAAGTGTCGGAACGGTGTTGCAGGTCGGCGACGGCATCGCACGTGTCTACGGTCTCGACGACGTGATGGCGGGCGAGCTGGTTTCCTTTCCGGGAAACGTGATGGGGATGATCCTCAATCTCGAAGAGGACAATGTCGGCGCGATCCTCTTCGGCGCCACCAATCACATCAAAGAAGGGGATATCGTTAAGCGAACCGGCAAGATCGCCCAAATTCCGGTTGGGGATGCCATGGCCGGACGGGTCGTCGATGCCCTCGGCCGTCCGATCGACGGAAAGGGACCGATCGTCACCGATCGCACCCGTCCGCTGGAAGGGCGGGCGCCGAACGTCGTCGAGCGCCAACCGGTGAAGGAGCCGGTCCAGACCGGCCTGAAGGCGATTGATGGAATGATTCCGATCGGCCGCGGCCAGCGGGAGCTGATCATCGGCGACCGACAGACCGGAAAGACGGCGATCGCCCTCGACGCCATTATCAATCAAAAAGGGAGCGGGGTTCACTGCATCTATGTGGCGGTCGGCCAGAAGTCGTCGAACGTCGCGGCGGTGGTGAAGACGCTCGAGAAGTATGGCGCGATGGAGTATACGACGGTCGTCTCGGCGACGGCCAACGAAGCGGCTTCAATGCAATACATCGCCCCGTATGCCGGCTGCACCATCGGCGAAGAATTCATGTACACCAATCGGGCCGCGCTCGTCATTTATGACGATCTCTCGAAGCATGCCGCCGCCTACCGTCAGCTCTCGCTCCTGCTTCGTCGTCCTCCGGGACGCGAGGCCTATCCGGGCGATGTCTTCTATCTCCACTCCCGTCTGTTGGAACGGGCCGCCAAACTGAACGACAGTTTGGGCGCCGGCTCCTTGACCGCGCTGCCGATCATCGAAACGCAGGCGGGCGACGTCTCGGCCTATATCCCGACGAACGTCATCTCAATCACCGACGGACAGATCTATCTGGAGACCGATCTTTTCTATGCCGGGATTCGACCGGCGGTCAACGTCGGGTTGTCGGTCTCCCGCGTCGGCGGCAACGCTCAGACCAAGGCGATGAAAAAGGTGGCGGGACGGCTTCGGTTGGACTTGGCCCAATACCGCGAGCTCGCCGCCTTTGCGCAGTTCGGCTCCGATCTCGACAAGGCGACCCTGGCGCAGCTGCGTCGCGGCGAGCGGATGGTCGAGCTGCTCAAGCAGGAGCAGTATCAGCCCTATTCAATCTCCCATCAGGTGATGGCCCTGTACGCCGGGACGACCGGCCATCTCGACGACATCGAGGTGCCGAGCATCCGAAAGTTTGAAAAGGCCTATTTGAAGATGATGGATGAGCGTTATCCGGAAGTCGGCCTCGAGATCGAGAAGACCAAAGCGCTGACGGACGATCTGACCCGGAAGATGGACGAGGCGATCACCGCCTTCAAAAAGGACTGGCGGTCGGAGGAGGCACGATAA
- the atpH gene encoding ATP synthase F1 subunit delta — MKSEVVSERYGEALLEVAEGHALAETVLAQIERFLQASARLPDLPRFLENPRISEEKKEALIGRIFEGEAQPILIRFVHLLLRKGRIGYLRDIFALYPKLHDRKRGILKGTLTTAYPLEPEILSQVKSKLESQVRHTLELTPIEDPDILGGFIFSTGTLLIDASVQKQLEDLEEKLKAVSLI, encoded by the coding sequence ATGAAAAGTGAGGTCGTGTCTGAGCGGTATGGCGAGGCCCTCTTGGAGGTGGCGGAGGGCCATGCCCTGGCAGAGACGGTGCTGGCGCAGATTGAACGCTTCCTTCAGGCATCTGCCCGTCTTCCCGACCTCCCCCGCTTTCTAGAAAACCCGCGCATTTCCGAAGAGAAAAAAGAGGCGCTGATCGGGCGGATTTTCGAGGGGGAGGCGCAGCCGATATTGATCCGATTCGTCCACCTTCTCCTCCGCAAAGGCCGTATCGGCTATCTCCGCGACATCTTTGCGCTCTACCCCAAGTTACACGACCGCAAGCGGGGGATTCTAAAGGGAACGCTGACCACCGCCTACCCGTTGGAGCCGGAGATCCTCTCCCAAGTAAAGTCGAAGCTCGAATCGCAAGTCCGCCATACGTTGGAGCTGACCCCGATTGAAGATCCGGATATCCTCGGCGGATTTATCTTCTCCACCGGAACCCTCTTGATTGACGCCAGCGTCCAGAAGCAGCTGGAAGACCTCGAAGAGAAATTAAAAGCGGTCTCGCTGATTTAG
- the atpE gene encoding ATP synthase F0 subunit C codes for MDVNTATALAFALPLAVGIAALGSAIGLGLAVRSALEAIGRQPEASGKIQTAMIIGAAFIEALTIYALLVVFLFMGRVA; via the coding sequence ATGGATGTGAACACTGCGACTGCGTTGGCTTTTGCGTTGCCCTTGGCTGTGGGGATTGCGGCATTGGGGTCTGCAATCGGGTTGGGATTGGCGGTTCGGTCCGCGCTGGAGGCGATCGGGCGGCAGCCGGAGGCGTCGGGTAAAATTCAAACGGCCATGATCATCGGCGCCGCCTTTATCGAGGCGTTGACGATCTATGCCCTCCTCGTTGTCTTCCTTTTCATGGGACGGGTCGCCTAA
- the uvrC gene encoding excinuclease ABC subunit UvrC, giving the protein MELKHKIEALPHNPGVYLMKGKRGEVLYIGKAKDLSDRVRSYFRQSAELSPKTRSMVSQVADLEYIVAATNLEALILESNLIKKHRPKYNVVLRDDKNYPLLRLDPREDYPRLEIVRRVKKDGALYFGPYVPTGGLYEMLRLLRKIFPLPNCTIDIDGKADRACIEFEIKRCLAPCTGNQSKEEYRQMIQQVRLFLEGKDKILLKAMRGLMERKAGELNFEAAARLRDQIAKIERALERQRVTLTQVEDHDVIALAREGEAADLQILFIRGGMMVGRKDFFFENVGETLDEELITAFIQQFYNKEGLIPREILVPIPLTEAAVLEEWLSERRGGPVHLLSPSRGKGAHLLDFAVENARASLSDHVHRREGGEETLRQLQELLQLSKLPRRIEGYDISNIMGTDAVGSMVVFEEAKAKKSDYRHFRIKTIEGANDFGMMAEVLTRRVAALKEKGEAPPDLFLIDGGKGQLSAVREVLEKADLGGVDLIGLAKEREDRFERVYLPDLSDPIELPVGSPATHLLQQVRDEAHRFAVSYHRKIRDKRMLASPLQEIEGIGKTRRLALLRHFGSVSKIRAATVEELATAPSMNKKAAQQLFDTLHPAHFS; this is encoded by the coding sequence ATGGAATTAAAACATAAGATAGAAGCGCTTCCCCACAATCCCGGGGTTTACCTCATGAAGGGGAAACGGGGTGAAGTGCTTTATATTGGAAAAGCAAAAGATCTCTCCGACCGGGTCCGGAGCTACTTTCGGCAGAGTGCCGAGCTGAGCCCGAAGACCCGATCGATGGTCTCCCAGGTGGCTGATCTGGAATATATTGTCGCCGCGACCAACCTGGAGGCGCTGATCCTTGAGAGCAATCTCATCAAGAAGCACCGGCCGAAATACAACGTCGTTCTTCGGGACGATAAAAATTATCCGCTGCTGCGCCTCGACCCCCGGGAGGATTATCCCCGGCTGGAGATCGTCCGCCGCGTCAAAAAAGATGGCGCCCTCTACTTCGGCCCCTATGTTCCGACCGGCGGACTCTATGAAATGCTCCGGCTCTTGAGGAAGATCTTTCCCTTGCCGAACTGCACGATCGACATTGATGGAAAGGCCGACCGCGCCTGCATCGAATTCGAAATCAAGCGCTGTCTCGCCCCCTGTACCGGAAATCAGTCGAAAGAAGAGTACCGTCAGATGATCCAACAGGTCCGGCTTTTCTTGGAGGGAAAAGACAAGATCCTCCTCAAAGCGATGCGGGGACTGATGGAGCGAAAGGCGGGGGAGCTGAATTTCGAGGCGGCGGCGCGGCTGCGTGATCAGATCGCAAAAATAGAGCGGGCGCTCGAGCGGCAACGGGTGACCCTCACCCAGGTGGAGGACCACGATGTCATCGCGCTGGCGCGGGAGGGGGAGGCGGCCGACCTTCAGATCCTCTTTATTCGCGGCGGGATGATGGTCGGCCGGAAGGATTTTTTCTTCGAGAATGTCGGCGAGACGCTCGATGAAGAGCTAATCACCGCCTTTATTCAGCAGTTCTATAATAAAGAAGGATTGATCCCGCGGGAGATCCTCGTCCCGATCCCGCTCACCGAAGCGGCGGTGCTGGAAGAGTGGCTCTCGGAGCGGCGCGGCGGCCCGGTCCACCTCCTCTCGCCGTCGCGGGGCAAGGGGGCCCATCTCCTCGATTTTGCCGTCGAGAATGCGCGCGCCTCGTTGAGCGATCATGTCCATCGGCGAGAAGGGGGGGAGGAGACGCTGCGGCAGCTTCAGGAGCTCCTTCAGCTCTCCAAGCTGCCCCGACGGATCGAGGGATACGATATTTCGAACATCATGGGAACGGACGCCGTCGGCTCCATGGTGGTCTTTGAGGAGGCCAAGGCGAAGAAGTCGGATTATCGGCATTTTCGTATCAAGACGATTGAGGGGGCGAACGATTTCGGAATGATGGCGGAGGTTCTCACAAGGCGGGTCGCCGCGTTGAAGGAGAAGGGGGAAGCGCCGCCTGATCTCTTCTTAATCGACGGCGGCAAGGGGCAGCTCTCCGCGGTGCGGGAGGTGCTTGAAAAGGCGGATCTGGGCGGGGTCGATCTGATCGGCCTTGCGAAAGAGCGGGAAGACCGATTTGAGCGGGTCTATCTTCCGGATTTGTCCGATCCGATTGAACTGCCGGTCGGCTCCCCGGCGACCCACCTGCTGCAACAGGTCCGCGACGAGGCCCACCGCTTTGCAGTTTCATACCATCGAAAAATCCGCGACAAGCGGATGCTGGCCTCTCCGCTGCAGGAGATCGAGGGGATCGGAAAGACCCGACGGCTGGCGCTGCTGAGGCATTTCGGAAGTGTCTCCAAAATTCGAGCGGCGACGGTGGAGGAGTTGGCCACCGCCCCTTCGATGAACAAGAAAGCGGCGCAACAGCTTTTTGATACGCTCCATCCGGCCCATTTTTCTTGA
- a CDS encoding response regulator — MKSNRKVLVVDDNRDTVRIIRDALEGAGFNVVSAYDGREALDLVQREAPDLMILDLMMPKMSGYEVCNEIRKDPKTKELIVLMLTARSDIDAKIQGIEGGANDYLVKPVEPREVVSRVRRFLATEGAYQEKVLLERLEAIGQISLTVRHEINNPLAVICGQAQLLLQRKDLTEELRSKLKIVYEMGLRISDIVKQLDQVQDKTREYIRGEKMIDIRPAKRRPTGT, encoded by the coding sequence ATGAAAAGCAATCGGAAAGTCCTCGTCGTAGACGATAACCGCGACACCGTCCGGATCATCCGCGATGCATTGGAAGGCGCCGGTTTTAATGTCGTCTCCGCCTATGACGGCAGAGAGGCGCTCGATCTCGTCCAGAGAGAGGCGCCCGATTTAATGATCCTCGACCTCATGATGCCGAAGATGAGCGGCTATGAAGTGTGCAATGAGATTCGAAAAGATCCGAAAACAAAAGAGCTGATCGTCCTGATGTTGACCGCCCGCTCCGACATCGATGCCAAGATCCAGGGGATCGAAGGGGGGGCGAACGATTATTTGGTAAAGCCGGTCGAGCCGCGCGAGGTCGTCTCTCGGGTCCGCCGGTTCCTTGCGACCGAAGGAGCCTATCAGGAAAAGGTTCTGCTGGAGCGGCTGGAGGCGATCGGACAGATCAGCCTGACTGTCCGGCACGAGATCAACAATCCGCTCGCCGTCATCTGCGGGCAGGCGCAGCTTCTGCTGCAGCGAAAAGATCTGACGGAAGAGCTCCGAAGCAAACTTAAGATCGTCTATGAAATGGGCCTTCGAATCAGCGACATCGTCAAGCAGCTCGATCAGGTCCAAGATAAGACCCGGGAGTATATTCGGGGCGAAAAGATGATCGATATCCGTCCGGCGAAGCGGCGTCCCACCGGCACCTAA
- a CDS encoding PAS domain S-box protein gives MKTPLPGNEADRLETLRRYRILDTPPEALFDDVTLLASQICKTPIALITFLDSSRQWMKASVGLTGSALPREQSFCAHAILGSDPFVVEDASADARFAGNPLVTSSPYIRFYAGVPLVTGRGYALGTLCVADHTARKLYTDQRHALQRLACQVLSHLELRREIGELKRSLLKRKKLYRQLHKTQQRFDLVTRATNDAIWDLNLKTDQIWWNEGAKGLFGDAPDTSEPIGSDENRWYDRIHPDDRLRVTSGIRRAIERREPLWSDEYRLRRNEGYIHVFGRASLIFNGGNEPVRMVGAMMDISRRKKAEAALQQSQQRFRAIFDRAPIGVVCISIERKLMEGNRVFYGLLGYSAEELVNKDFTLLTHPDDIAPDRTLFHELIEGSREAYQIEKRYIRKDGATVWVCKTVSLVRDIQGAPQFAIAMVEDITERKRMETELRETYETLSAVIQASPLAIAIVDLHGKVMGWNPAAERIFGWTEAEVIGRPLPFIPEEKREEFKALAKRVLRGEAFSGFETLLETKESVQIEVSISTGLLRDAHGKVRGVLALIEEITERKEREKAIRQMNEALHQKNSQVEEISQARNRFFSYISHELKTPLNSIIGFTHLILNGNYGEVTSTQSLGLTRILVNAAELVQLINNILDLAKIESGKLKCSVIETDVVDLVERVSFNFRPFIEEKDLSFQIRVAPAFPRLLLIDPAHLRSILSNLLSNAVKFTEEGVIQVELSALPKTRGFHLAVSDTGIGIDPDDLERIFDEFEQSGLIKERPQGYAGGSGLGLAIVKKLVSCMGGRVTADSILGKGTRFVVEISEASL, from the coding sequence ATGAAAACGCCCCTCCCTGGTAATGAGGCCGATCGGTTGGAAACTCTTCGCCGGTATCGGATCCTTGACACCCCGCCCGAAGCCCTCTTTGACGACGTCACCTTGCTCGCTTCGCAAATCTGCAAGACCCCGATCGCCCTGATCACCTTTCTCGATTCAAGTCGCCAATGGATGAAAGCGAGCGTCGGCTTGACCGGCTCGGCGCTGCCGCGGGAGCAATCGTTTTGCGCGCATGCGATTTTAGGTTCCGACCCTTTCGTCGTTGAAGATGCGTCGGCCGATGCGCGGTTCGCCGGGAATCCGCTGGTAACGTCGTCCCCCTATATCCGATTTTATGCAGGGGTCCCGCTGGTGACCGGACGGGGATATGCCCTTGGGACCCTCTGCGTTGCAGATCATACCGCACGAAAACTCTACACCGATCAACGCCATGCCTTGCAACGCCTGGCCTGTCAGGTCCTCTCTCATTTGGAGCTGCGACGGGAGATCGGCGAATTGAAGCGAAGTCTGCTGAAGCGCAAAAAACTATACAGACAGCTTCATAAGACGCAGCAGCGGTTCGACCTCGTGACCCGCGCAACGAACGATGCGATTTGGGATCTGAATCTCAAGACCGATCAGATCTGGTGGAATGAAGGGGCCAAGGGCCTCTTCGGAGATGCACCGGATACTTCGGAACCGATCGGATCGGATGAAAACAGATGGTACGATCGAATCCACCCCGACGATCGGCTCCGGGTGACCTCCGGCATTCGAAGAGCAATCGAACGAAGAGAGCCGCTTTGGAGCGATGAGTACCGTCTCCGCCGCAACGAAGGGTATATCCATGTTTTCGGCCGTGCCTCTCTGATCTTCAACGGCGGCAATGAGCCGGTCCGGATGGTCGGCGCAATGATGGACATCAGCCGGCGAAAGAAGGCAGAGGCGGCGCTCCAGCAGAGCCAGCAGCGGTTTCGGGCAATCTTCGACCGGGCGCCGATTGGGGTGGTCTGCATCAGCATTGAGAGAAAGCTGATGGAAGGAAACCGGGTCTTTTATGGACTGCTCGGCTATAGCGCGGAAGAATTGGTGAACAAAGATTTCACCCTCTTAACCCACCCGGACGACATCGCGCCGGATAGAACCCTCTTTCATGAGTTGATCGAGGGGAGTCGGGAGGCCTACCAGATTGAAAAACGCTACATCCGAAAAGACGGCGCGACCGTCTGGGTCTGCAAAACGGTTTCTCTGGTCCGGGACATTCAGGGCGCGCCGCAATTCGCCATCGCGATGGTCGAAGATATTACGGAGCGGAAACGGATGGAGACGGAACTGCGCGAGACCTATGAAACCCTCAGCGCCGTGATTCAGGCTTCGCCCCTGGCGATCGCCATCGTCGACCTTCATGGAAAGGTGATGGGGTGGAACCCGGCGGCGGAGCGGATCTTCGGTTGGACTGAGGCGGAGGTGATCGGCCGGCCGCTTCCTTTTATTCCCGAAGAAAAGCGGGAGGAGTTCAAGGCGCTTGCCAAGCGTGTTTTGCGGGGCGAGGCCTTCTCCGGATTTGAGACGCTCCTTGAAACAAAAGAGAGCGTGCAGATCGAGGTGAGCATTTCAACCGGGTTGCTGCGCGATGCCCACGGGAAAGTCAGAGGGGTCTTGGCGCTGATCGAAGAGATCACCGAGCGGAAAGAGCGGGAGAAGGCGATCCGGCAGATGAATGAAGCGCTCCACCAGAAGAACAGCCAGGTCGAAGAGATCAGTCAGGCGAGGAATCGATTTTTTTCTTATATCTCCCATGAGCTCAAAACCCCTCTAAACTCGATTATCGGGTTCACCCATCTCATCCTCAATGGAAATTATGGGGAGGTGACCTCGACCCAGTCGCTTGGATTGACCCGTATCTTGGTGAATGCGGCCGAGTTGGTCCAGCTGATCAATAATATTTTAGACCTCGCGAAGATTGAGTCGGGGAAGCTCAAATGCAGCGTCATTGAAACCGATGTGGTCGATCTGGTGGAGCGGGTCTCCTTCAACTTCCGGCCTTTTATCGAAGAGAAAGATCTCTCCTTTCAGATCCGGGTCGCGCCGGCTTTCCCGCGGCTTCTTCTGATCGATCCGGCCCATCTTCGGTCGATCTTGTCGAACCTGTTGAGCAATGCGGTGAAATTCACGGAAGAGGGGGTGATCCAGGTGGAGCTCAGCGCACTACCGAAAACGAGAGGGTTTCATCTGGCGGTCTCCGATACCGGCATCGGCATCGATCCGGACGATCTGGAGCGGATCTTCGATGAGTTTGAGCAGTCGGGGCTAATCAAAGAGCGGCCGCAGGGATATGCCGGTGGGAGCGGTCTGGGGCTGGCGATTGTTAAGAAGTTGGTCTCATGTATGGGAGGGAGGGTCACCGCAGACAGCATCTTGGGAAAGGGAACCCGCTTTGTCGTCGAGATCTCTGAAGCCTCCCTCTGA
- the atpF gene encoding F0F1 ATP synthase subunit B, which produces MDIQIQQIITQVIGFLILLWVLRKFAWGPLSSILEERRSKIIAELEEIRVGKASLEQMRRDYEVKMAEIENQARARVQEAVVEGQRAAKELADESRAEARQILDKAKESIEREMQKAKVQLRDEIATIAVAAAEKIVRQEMNRQKNKELVLQYMNELEGFK; this is translated from the coding sequence ATGGATATTCAAATTCAGCAGATCATTACGCAGGTCATCGGTTTTCTGATCCTCCTTTGGGTCTTGAGGAAATTCGCCTGGGGTCCTCTCTCCTCCATCTTGGAGGAACGACGCTCAAAGATTATCGCCGAGCTGGAAGAGATCCGCGTCGGGAAAGCGTCGCTTGAGCAGATGCGGCGCGACTACGAGGTGAAGATGGCGGAGATCGAGAATCAGGCCCGGGCCCGCGTTCAGGAAGCGGTCGTCGAAGGGCAGCGGGCGGCGAAGGAGCTGGCCGACGAGTCTCGTGCAGAGGCGCGCCAGATCCTCGACAAGGCAAAGGAGAGCATCGAGCGTGAGATGCAGAAGGCGAAAGTCCAGCTTCGGGACGAAATCGCCACCATCGCCGTCGCCGCGGCCGAAAAGATCGTCCGTCAGGAGATGAACAGGCAGAAGAACAAAGAGCTGGTTCTGCAATATATGAATGAGCTGGAAGGGTTTAAATGA
- the atpD gene encoding F0F1 ATP synthase subunit beta — protein sequence MATGQVVQVIGPTVDIRFPAEQLPPILNAIQIEDAALGIKLIVEVAQHVGNDTVRCIAMGSTDGMVRGMNADDLGKPISVPVGEQSLGRIFSVLGDPIDGKGPVAHPDHRWAIHRPSPNFESQVPVTSILETGIKVVDLLAPYAKGGKVGLFGGAGVGKTVIIQELIRNIATEHGGYSVFAGVGERTREGNELYLEMSGSGVIDKTVLVFGQMNEPPGSRLRIGLSALTMAEYFRDEKGQDVLLFIDNIFRFVQAGSEVSALLGRMPSAVGYQPSLGTEMGELQERITSTTKGSITSVQAIYVPADDITDPAPATTFTHLDATTVLSRQIAELGIYPAVDPLDSTSRLMDPRIIGDQHYQTARAVQRTLQRYKDLQDIIAILGMDELSEEDRVTVQRARKIQRFLSQPFFVAEAFTGLPGKYVKLADSIKSFQMIVDGKYDSLPEQAFYMVGTIEEAQEKAEKLRK from the coding sequence ATGGCCACAGGTCAAGTCGTTCAGGTGATCGGTCCTACCGTCGATATCCGTTTTCCTGCGGAGCAGCTGCCGCCGATCCTCAACGCCATTCAGATCGAAGACGCGGCATTGGGAATCAAATTGATCGTCGAGGTGGCGCAGCATGTCGGCAACGACACCGTCCGCTGTATTGCAATGGGATCGACCGACGGGATGGTTCGGGGAATGAATGCCGATGATCTCGGGAAGCCGATCTCGGTGCCGGTCGGCGAGCAATCGCTCGGACGAATCTTCAGCGTCCTCGGCGATCCGATCGACGGAAAAGGCCCGGTGGCGCATCCCGACCACCGCTGGGCGATCCATCGGCCAAGCCCGAACTTTGAAAGCCAGGTGCCGGTGACATCGATTTTGGAGACCGGGATCAAGGTCGTTGATCTGCTCGCCCCGTATGCCAAGGGGGGAAAGGTCGGCCTCTTCGGCGGCGCCGGGGTCGGCAAAACCGTGATCATCCAGGAACTGATCCGAAATATCGCGACCGAGCATGGCGGTTACTCCGTCTTCGCCGGGGTCGGGGAGAGAACGCGCGAAGGAAATGAGCTTTATCTCGAAATGAGCGGGTCGGGGGTGATCGACAAGACGGTGCTCGTCTTCGGTCAGATGAACGAGCCGCCCGGCTCGCGGCTGCGGATCGGCCTCTCCGCCTTGACGATGGCCGAATATTTCCGGGATGAGAAGGGGCAGGATGTGCTCCTCTTTATCGACAACATCTTCCGGTTCGTTCAGGCCGGCTCCGAGGTGTCGGCGTTGCTCGGGAGAATGCCCTCCGCGGTCGGATACCAGCCGAGCCTCGGGACCGAGATGGGAGAGCTCCAGGAGCGGATCACCTCAACCACCAAGGGATCAATCACCTCAGTGCAGGCGATCTATGTTCCGGCCGACGACATCACCGATCCGGCGCCGGCGACGACCTTCACCCATCTCGATGCGACGACGGTGCTCTCCCGGCAAATTGCGGAGTTGGGGATCTATCCCGCCGTCGATCCGCTCGATTCGACCTCTCGTCTGATGGATCCCCGGATCATCGGCGATCAGCATTATCAGACCGCCCGCGCGGTGCAGCGGACGCTCCAGCGGTACAAAGACCTTCAAGATATCATCGCCATCTTGGGAATGGACGAGCTCTCCGAAGAAGATCGCGTGACGGTGCAGCGGGCCCGAAAAATCCAGCGGTTCCTCTCCCAGCCGTTCTTCGTGGCGGAGGCCTTCACCGGCTTACCCGGAAAGTATGTGAAACTCGCTGATTCGATCAAAAGCTTCCAGATGATCGTCGATGGAAAATATGATTCCTTGCCGGAGCAGGCTTTCTATATGGTCGGCACGATCGAAGAGGCCCAAGAGAAGGCGGAGAAGCTGAGAAAGTAA